The region TGTAGTGATCTAATTCTCTTAGTTTATTAATATCATCAAGAGTATAGGCCGAGTTTGCATCTGCCATCAATGGCAGATGTGGGAAGTGTTGTCGAATCGTATTTACAATTTCAACATCTTTGCCTGGTTCAATCTTTATCTTGAAACGCTTGTAGCCCTCATCTACATAGATTGCAATCTTATTAAGCATGGACTCTATTGATTCTATACCAATTACTACGCCAGCTTCTATTTTCTTGCGTGTTCCACCTAGGACTGAAGCTAGTGGCTGGCTATGATTCTTGGCATATAAGTCCCAGATTGCCAATTCTACACCTGCTTTTGCCATATGATTTCGTTTTATTCCCTGAAAAAGGTATTCTAACTCATCTGGATGTGATATTTCAGTTTTAAGTAACTTAGGTATTAAAAAATCTTCGATAACATGCCAACATGTTTTAATTGTTTCTTCCGTATACCATGGTGAAGAAAAAGCAACTACCTCTCCCCATCCTATTATTCCATCATCATCCTGAACTTCCACTAAAATACTTTCTCTTGATGATACGACCTCTAAGCTAGATTTGAATGGGGATACCAATTTCATTCCAACTAAATGAAGAGTTACTTTTTTAACTTTCATAAATAAACGCCACCCTTATTTGATCAAATCTACTAGTCTTTTTCTCATTAGTTTATTTGATGCATTCCGAGGGAGCTCTTTCACAAAGAAAACCTGCTTGGGTACTTTATATTTAGCAAGTCTTTCTTGACAAAAAGCTTGTACCTCTTCCCCAGTAAGACTAGTTTGATTTTCAAGATTTATAAACGCACACGGTACTTGTCCCCAGATTGAATCGTTGATTCCCGTTACTCCTGCTTCTTTTATAAATGGATGAGATAGCAGGACTGACTCAATTTCAGCTGGATAAACATTTTCTCCTCCCGATACAATCAAATCTGAACGTCTATCAAGAATATATAAGAACCCATCACTATCTAAATAGCCAATATCTCCTGAATATAACCAACCATTGCGAA is a window of Cytobacillus luteolus DNA encoding:
- the menC gene encoding o-succinylbenzoate synthase, which produces MKVKKVTLHLVGMKLVSPFKSSLEVVSSRESILVEVQDDDGIIGWGEVVAFSSPWYTEETIKTCWHVIEDFLIPKLLKTEISHPDELEYLFQGIKRNHMAKAGVELAIWDLYAKNHSQPLASVLGGTRKKIEAGVVIGIESIESMLNKIAIYVDEGYKRFKIKIEPGKDVEIVNTIRQHFPHLPLMADANSAYTLDDINKLRELDHYNLMMIEQPLGSDDIFDHSKLQKELNTPICLDESIVSFENARKAIELGSCKIINIKAGRVGGLQEAKKIHDLCMRHNIPVWCGGMLETGISRAHNIALASLPNFTIPGDISASSRYWERDIITPEVSIKEGLIEVPTDPGIGFEINREMISKHLMHSRIYC